In Vicinamibacterales bacterium, a single window of DNA contains:
- a CDS encoding glycosyltransferase family 2 protein, protein MSRLPTAPTPRASVVIVNFNGLRYITACLDSLLRSTAPPTAVVVVDNASTDGSADTIEARYPQVTLIRHAENLGFTGGANAGIRWCLHAVCDAILLLNPDAFVEPGAIATLLAASQRHPRALIGPRLVPEDTAATFRGCGPSISWWRGRTTGRLHTAPPSGDVRVDALSGSCLLLPRSAVEDVGYLDDDYFLYCEDMDFAVRARAAGWELWIAPGAVVRHRESSATGGPAAPLAMYYFVRNRHRFVRKFKRGRPVYAAFLAYECADVSFRVLRASLEGRLSLARALIRGVIDGWRDVRNRGRQPFPE, encoded by the coding sequence ATGAGCCGGCTCCCGACCGCACCCACACCGCGCGCCAGCGTCGTCATCGTCAACTTCAACGGACTCCGCTACATCACCGCATGCCTCGACTCGCTGCTCCGTTCCACCGCGCCGCCTACGGCGGTGGTCGTGGTCGACAATGCGTCGACTGACGGTTCCGCCGACACCATCGAGGCCCGATATCCGCAGGTCACGCTGATCAGGCACGCCGAGAATCTCGGCTTCACGGGCGGCGCCAACGCGGGGATCCGCTGGTGCCTACACGCCGTGTGTGACGCAATCCTCTTGCTGAATCCGGATGCCTTCGTCGAGCCCGGGGCGATTGCGACCCTCCTCGCCGCCAGCCAGCGCCATCCCCGGGCCTTGATCGGTCCCCGACTCGTGCCGGAGGACACCGCGGCGACGTTCAGGGGTTGCGGGCCGTCGATTTCGTGGTGGCGTGGACGGACAACGGGTCGGTTGCACACCGCTCCACCGTCCGGCGACGTTCGCGTGGATGCGCTGAGTGGATCCTGCCTGCTGTTGCCCCGGTCGGCCGTCGAGGACGTGGGGTACCTGGACGACGACTATTTCCTCTACTGCGAGGACATGGATTTCGCCGTCCGCGCCCGGGCCGCCGGCTGGGAACTGTGGATCGCACCCGGCGCCGTCGTCCGCCATCGTGAGAGCAGCGCGACGGGTGGCCCGGCCGCCCCTCTGGCGATGTACTACTTCGTCAGGAACCGTCACCGATTCGTGCGGAAGTTCAAGCGCGGCCGACCCGTCTACGCGGCGTTCCTGGCCTACGAGTGCGCGGACGTGTCGTTCCGCGTCTTGCGGGCGAGCCTCGAGGGCCGGCTGTCTCTCGCCAGGGCGCTCATCCGGGGTGTGATCGATGGATGGCGGGATGTACGCAACCGGGGCCGACAACCGTTCCCCGAGTGA
- a CDS encoding glycosyltransferase, which produces MRVANVITRLNIGGASAPVISLAVGFRSRGHDSLLIVGTPDPGEGTLEAEAARAGARIVRLPSLCRSPHVGRDALALWRLQAIFADFEPDVVATHTSKAGVIGRLAARWAGTRVVVHTHHGKGFDVFPRGWRRTSVLAIERRLAGLSDHIVVSPRQRDELVDLGVVPARRSRVIRYGIDLKPFVAAPAAGQPLRRELGVPDDALLVAVVGRVVAIKGQDVFLRACARFVGRCPSARVVLVGDGAFRPECERLSRELGLADRVFFLGWRRDIPAIMHSVDVVALPTVREFEGTPVALIEALAAARAVVASDVGGVADLVEHGVTGLLVPAGRPEALAAAIEHLLGHPRARTAMGEAGRCRASEWHSLEHMVNETEQYYRELLEAAD; this is translated from the coding sequence TCGGGACACCGGACCCAGGGGAGGGGACGCTCGAGGCAGAAGCCGCCAGGGCCGGCGCCCGCATCGTGAGGCTGCCCAGCCTTTGTCGGAGCCCGCACGTCGGCCGCGACGCGCTGGCGTTGTGGAGGCTCCAGGCGATTTTCGCCGACTTCGAGCCGGACGTGGTGGCGACGCACACCTCGAAGGCCGGCGTCATCGGTCGGTTGGCCGCGCGTTGGGCCGGGACGCGGGTGGTCGTCCACACTCATCACGGCAAGGGCTTCGATGTGTTTCCGCGCGGTTGGCGACGGACTTCCGTGCTGGCTATCGAGCGTCGGCTTGCCGGTCTGAGCGACCACATCGTCGTCAGTCCCAGGCAGCGGGACGAACTGGTCGACCTGGGTGTCGTACCGGCGCGGCGGTCGCGGGTGATTCGGTACGGGATCGATCTGAAACCGTTTGTTGCGGCGCCGGCAGCGGGCCAGCCCCTGCGCCGTGAACTCGGTGTGCCGGATGACGCCTTGCTGGTGGCCGTCGTCGGCCGCGTGGTCGCGATCAAGGGGCAGGATGTATTCCTGCGGGCGTGCGCGCGGTTCGTCGGGCGATGCCCGAGCGCCCGGGTCGTCCTGGTCGGGGACGGTGCGTTTCGGCCCGAGTGCGAACGGCTGTCACGAGAACTCGGTCTGGCAGACCGGGTGTTCTTTCTCGGCTGGCGTCGTGACATCCCGGCGATCATGCACTCGGTCGATGTCGTGGCGCTCCCGACGGTGCGGGAGTTCGAGGGCACGCCGGTCGCGCTGATCGAGGCGCTCGCCGCCGCCCGCGCGGTCGTGGCGAGCGATGTGGGTGGTGTGGCCGATCTCGTCGAGCACGGTGTGACCGGCCTGCTCGTCCCGGCCGGCAGGCCCGAGGCGCTCGCCGCGGCCATCGAGCACCTGCTCGGCCACCCACGGGCGCGTACGGCGATGGGCGAGGCCGGACGCTGCCGCGCCAGCGAGTGGCATTCGCTCGAACACATGGTGAATGAAACCGAGCAGTACTATCGTGAGCTCCTGGAGGCAGCCGATTAG
- the thiS gene encoding sulfur carrier protein ThiS, translated as MKILLNGEPFETPGPLSVAALLARLGIDSRRVAVEHNLKVLKRATFDEVEVREGDQLEIVNFVGGGAAPSGD; from the coding sequence GTGAAGATCCTGCTCAACGGTGAACCGTTCGAGACGCCCGGTCCGTTGTCGGTCGCCGCGCTCCTTGCCAGGCTCGGCATCGATTCGAGACGCGTGGCCGTCGAGCACAATCTCAAGGTGCTCAAGCGTGCCACCTTCGACGAGGTCGAGGTTCGCGAGGGTGACCAACTGGAAATCGTCAACTTCGTGGGCGGCGGCGCCGCCCCGTCCGGAGACTAA
- a CDS encoding DUF3108 domain-containing protein has translation MRNATPRGLARTLVVVLALATGLAALEAQTRRPRKPASSPSSAQPARKPLPLPARTDTKVPFRAGERLTYDISWSGHLTAGEATMVVKERRASFGSMAYYIVAEGRPVGLLARLHSLYYKADTLLDCYALLPQRGSIYSQEGARHRLRITRFDHLGHRAEYEVQTTTNVKSVVAIPRHTQDALSAVYALRSVPLAPQSRLTMPVCDGGTTYRVTFGIGTAEPVTTPAGTVTALRVTPTVLDEQGHPVGGRMTVWISADERRIPIKLRVDVAIGSLDLVLRQVVS, from the coding sequence ATGAGGAACGCGACGCCGCGCGGACTCGCTCGAACGCTCGTGGTCGTGCTGGCGCTCGCGACGGGACTCGCCGCGCTGGAGGCTCAGACTCGACGGCCGCGGAAGCCGGCGTCGAGTCCGTCCTCCGCTCAGCCGGCCAGGAAGCCTCTGCCGCTACCGGCGAGAACCGACACGAAGGTGCCGTTCCGGGCCGGCGAACGGCTGACCTACGACATCTCCTGGTCGGGTCACCTCACCGCCGGCGAGGCGACCATGGTCGTCAAGGAGAGGCGGGCATCGTTCGGATCGATGGCGTACTACATCGTCGCCGAGGGCCGACCGGTCGGCTTGCTGGCCCGGCTCCACTCGCTCTACTACAAGGCCGACACGCTGCTCGACTGCTACGCGTTGCTCCCCCAGCGGGGCTCGATCTACAGCCAGGAGGGCGCACGGCACCGCCTGCGGATCACCCGGTTCGACCATCTGGGCCACCGGGCCGAATACGAAGTGCAGACGACTACGAACGTCAAGTCCGTCGTGGCGATTCCGCGCCACACGCAGGATGCCCTGTCGGCGGTGTACGCCCTGCGATCGGTTCCGCTCGCGCCGCAGTCGCGGCTGACCATGCCGGTGTGTGACGGCGGCACCACCTACCGCGTGACGTTCGGCATTGGAACCGCGGAGCCGGTGACGACGCCGGCAGGCACGGTCACTGCCCTGCGGGTGACGCCCACCGTCCTCGACGAGCAGGGGCACCCGGTCGGCGGCAGGATGACGGTGTGGATCTCGGCCGACGAACGGCGGATCCCGATCAAGCTGCGGGTCGACGTGGCGATCGGCAGTCTCGATCTGGTCCTCAGGCAGGTCGTCTCCTGA
- a CDS encoding NADH-quinone oxidoreductase subunit C, which yields MDAASIIAKLQTTMPAVDFTPDPATDRPTVVVPREHLVDTCRVLRDQPVFLYGVLTDVTAVDRWPAEPRFEVVYHLLSVDRTSLLRLKVRVPGEDAHVPTIKGIWASAGWLEREVWDLFGVVFDGHDDLRRLVMPEDWDGHPLRKDYPVQITMKPKVYEPLQLTEQEFRANIAADRTVRGGSKKTV from the coding sequence GTGGATGCTGCCTCGATCATCGCCAAGCTGCAGACGACGATGCCCGCCGTCGATTTCACGCCAGATCCCGCGACGGACCGGCCAACGGTCGTCGTGCCGCGCGAGCACCTCGTCGACACCTGCCGCGTGCTGCGCGATCAGCCGGTGTTCCTCTACGGCGTGCTCACCGATGTCACGGCCGTGGATCGGTGGCCCGCGGAGCCGCGCTTCGAAGTGGTGTACCACCTCCTCTCGGTCGATCGGACCTCCCTGCTCCGGCTGAAGGTGCGCGTCCCGGGGGAGGACGCGCACGTGCCGACGATCAAGGGCATCTGGGCGTCGGCCGGGTGGCTGGAACGCGAGGTGTGGGACCTGTTCGGCGTCGTCTTCGACGGCCACGACGACCTGCGCCGTCTGGTGATGCCCGAGGACTGGGACGGCCACCCCCTCCGCAAGGATTACCCGGTGCAGATCACGATGAAGCCCAAGGTCTACGAGCCGCTGCAGCTGACCGAGCAGGAGTTCCGAGCGAACATTGCCGCCGACCGGACCGTGCGCGGCGGCTCGAAGAAGACCGTATGA
- a CDS encoding thiazole synthase — MSDTLVIGDKTLSSRLILGSGKYSSYPVMVRALEASGTSMVTVAVRRVNVSDRSRESLLDHIDPKRYALLPNTAGCYTAADAIRTAHLAREAGLSNWIKLEVIGDERTLYPDNEALLEATRALVKDGFIVLPYVSDDVVVCRKLVDAGAAAVMPLGAPIGSGLGIQNTNNIRIIREQVQVPVIVDAGVGTASDAALAMELGADGVLMNTAIAGASEPVAMAEAMKLAVHAGRLAYLAGRIPRKMYASASSPLDGVIGR, encoded by the coding sequence ATGTCCGACACGCTCGTCATCGGCGACAAGACGTTGTCCTCGCGACTGATTCTCGGCAGCGGTAAGTACTCGTCGTATCCGGTGATGGTGCGGGCGCTCGAAGCGTCGGGCACGTCCATGGTCACGGTTGCCGTGCGACGCGTGAACGTCAGCGACCGAAGTCGCGAGTCGCTGCTCGACCACATCGACCCGAAGAGATACGCGCTGTTGCCGAACACGGCAGGCTGTTACACCGCCGCCGACGCGATCCGCACGGCGCACCTTGCGCGCGAGGCGGGCCTCTCGAACTGGATCAAGCTCGAGGTCATCGGCGACGAACGCACCCTCTACCCGGACAACGAGGCCCTCCTGGAGGCCACACGCGCGCTCGTCAAGGACGGCTTCATCGTCCTCCCGTACGTCAGCGACGACGTCGTCGTGTGCCGGAAACTGGTGGATGCCGGCGCCGCCGCCGTCATGCCATTGGGCGCACCGATCGGATCGGGACTCGGCATCCAGAACACCAACAACATCCGGATCATCCGCGAACAAGTACAGGTGCCGGTCATCGTCGATGCAGGAGTGGGCACAGCCTCCGACGCCGCGCTCGCGATGGAACTGGGGGCCGACGGCGTCCTGATGAACACGGCGATTGCCGGTGCCAGCGAACCGGTCGCCATGGCCGAGGCGATGAAGCTGGCGGTCCACGCCGGGCGACTCGCGTACCTGGCCGGGCGGATCCCGCGGAAGATGTACGCCTCGGCGAGCAGCCCGCTCGATGGTGTGATCGGACGCTAG
- a CDS encoding D-sedoheptulose 7-phosphate isomerase, with translation MTAGERHRALEAIFAETVRLHQEVQSAGHGPILAAAEALRTALAGGRKVLVCGNGGSAADAQHFAAELVGRFVRERAAWPAMALTTDTSTLTAIGNDYGFDRVFARQVEAHGHPGDLLLGISTSGGSPNVMAAVTVARTRGLMTIGLTGGDGGALGRAVDIHLNVPTASAARAQEVHCTILHVLCDLVEAELTGA, from the coding sequence ATGACCGCGGGCGAGCGACACCGCGCGCTCGAGGCCATATTTGCCGAGACGGTGCGCCTTCACCAGGAGGTGCAGTCCGCGGGTCACGGGCCGATCCTGGCTGCGGCCGAGGCGCTCCGAACGGCGCTGGCAGGCGGACGGAAGGTGCTGGTGTGCGGCAACGGCGGCAGCGCGGCCGACGCACAGCACTTCGCCGCCGAGCTGGTGGGCCGGTTCGTCCGCGAGCGCGCGGCCTGGCCTGCGATGGCGCTCACGACAGACACCAGCACGCTGACCGCCATCGGCAACGACTACGGGTTCGACCGGGTCTTCGCACGGCAGGTGGAGGCGCACGGCCACCCCGGGGACTTGTTGCTGGGGATCTCGACGAGCGGCGGCTCACCGAACGTGATGGCCGCGGTGACCGTGGCGCGCACGCGCGGGTTGATGACGATTGGCCTGACCGGCGGCGATGGAGGCGCGCTCGGCCGCGCGGTGGACATCCACCTGAACGTGCCGACGGCCTCCGCGGCCCGCGCCCAGGAGGTGCACTGCACGATCCTGCATGTCCTGTGTGACCTCGTGGAGGCGGAACTGACGGGTGCCTGA
- a CDS encoding sulfatase has translation MALLRDWSARVARLVLVLWLWPSPAVAAAVAEPGARSDATASGRQRPDLVLILVDALRADRLSVSGYGRPTTPRLDRRRSELRWFTDAVTHATHTVPSVASLFVGVPPRLHKIQWDPRTRSFPPNGQHPRLETSLPTLPEVLSAAGYDTRAFVGNPWITEENRFNRGFGVFEGWRAWDRDGTNDDKAILETVASVLEASSERPRFVYAHLMSVHSPYDKGHRELVREMGVDRFVNGLREASPRDITFMSDVYDSDVLYVDGLVGGLLDALSARAGSRPVAVCVFGDHGEEFHEHGGFGHNTTLFQELVQVPVLFWGPGLVDRTGPSDYPFELIDVRRIFTALAGVSDDAAVGLVSSVLPAPPTPGERLRAIELDAQKALYLRPWKYIVTREPFEERLYNLAVDGTERVNRVVVDAEMAAKLRTIAQRLWPELPYPAVDPAAPSLFVRLACVSGVVSVVILLVLLRRL, from the coding sequence TTGGCGCTCCTTCGTGATTGGTCTGCGCGCGTGGCGCGCCTCGTGCTCGTGCTCTGGCTGTGGCCCAGTCCCGCCGTTGCCGCTGCTGTCGCGGAACCTGGCGCGCGCTCCGACGCGACCGCATCGGGCCGGCAGCGCCCGGACCTCGTGCTGATCCTGGTCGACGCCCTCCGGGCGGACCGTCTCTCTGTCTCCGGCTACGGCCGGCCGACCACGCCACGCCTCGATCGGCGGCGGTCGGAGCTGCGCTGGTTCACCGACGCGGTCACGCACGCGACGCACACCGTTCCATCTGTCGCCTCGCTCTTCGTGGGTGTTCCGCCCCGGCTCCACAAGATCCAGTGGGACCCCCGGACCAGGTCCTTTCCGCCGAACGGGCAGCATCCGCGGCTCGAGACGTCGCTCCCAACGCTGCCCGAGGTGCTGAGTGCCGCTGGCTACGACACGCGGGCCTTCGTGGGCAATCCCTGGATCACCGAGGAGAACCGCTTCAACCGCGGATTCGGGGTCTTCGAAGGCTGGCGTGCATGGGATCGGGACGGGACGAACGACGACAAGGCGATCCTCGAGACTGTCGCCTCAGTGCTCGAGGCGTCGTCCGAACGCCCTCGGTTCGTGTACGCCCACCTGATGAGCGTGCACAGTCCGTACGACAAGGGGCACCGCGAGCTGGTGCGCGAGATGGGCGTGGACCGCTTCGTGAACGGCCTGAGGGAGGCATCACCGCGTGATATCACCTTCATGAGCGATGTCTACGACTCCGATGTGCTCTACGTGGACGGCCTCGTGGGCGGGCTGCTCGACGCGCTCTCGGCTCGCGCCGGGTCACGTCCGGTGGCCGTGTGCGTGTTCGGCGACCATGGTGAGGAGTTCCACGAGCACGGAGGGTTCGGGCACAATACGACCCTCTTCCAGGAGCTCGTCCAGGTGCCCGTTCTCTTCTGGGGACCGGGCCTGGTGGACCGAACGGGGCCGTCGGACTACCCGTTCGAGCTCATCGACGTGCGGCGGATCTTCACCGCGCTGGCCGGCGTGTCGGACGACGCGGCCGTGGGGCTCGTCTCCTCCGTGCTGCCGGCGCCGCCGACCCCGGGCGAGCGGCTTCGCGCGATCGAGCTGGACGCGCAGAAGGCGCTCTATCTCCGGCCATGGAAGTACATCGTGACGCGGGAACCCTTCGAGGAGCGGCTCTACAACCTGGCGGTGGACGGGACGGAACGCGTGAACCGCGTCGTCGTGGACGCCGAGATGGCGGCGAAGCTTCGTACGATCGCTCAGCGCCTGTGGCCGGAACTTCCCTACCCGGCCGTCGATCCCGCCGCGCCGTCCCTGTTCGTGCGGCTGGCGTGCGTGTCCGGCGTGGTGAGCGTTGTGATCCTTCTGGTCCTCCTTCGTCGGCTCTAG
- a CDS encoding glycosyltransferase family 2 protein: MGPTGALIDGNAGDTVTPGPAAADRAPLVSIVIVNYKSYAELEACLASLTSDGKLGAEVVVIDHASSEPDLERVRARYPRIRLFATDRNPGFSAGVNAGARVAKGRHLLILNPDTVIQPGSVQQMVDYLEMHADTAVVGARVQTPGGTVQRSARRFPTMLTGLAGRTSLITRIWPDNPLSRHDLLADASTAGPIDVDWVAGTCMAVNAHAFETIGGMDEQFFLYWEDADLCKRLKEAGWRVVYLPSAVVTHGIGRSRRHAPGLSIRAFHRSAYRYFVKHRAARFRMVSLPVAGAVLYARMALMLAVQAIARRGQSDR; encoded by the coding sequence ATGGGACCGACCGGAGCGCTCATTGACGGAAATGCGGGTGACACGGTGACGCCAGGCCCCGCGGCGGCTGACCGGGCGCCACTGGTCTCGATCGTCATTGTCAACTACAAGTCGTACGCCGAACTGGAAGCCTGCCTCGCGTCGCTCACGAGCGACGGGAAGCTCGGGGCGGAGGTGGTCGTCATCGATCACGCTTCGTCGGAGCCTGACCTCGAACGTGTCCGCGCCCGCTATCCTCGTATCCGGTTGTTCGCAACCGACAGGAACCCTGGGTTTTCGGCCGGGGTCAACGCCGGGGCGCGGGTCGCCAAGGGACGGCACCTGCTGATCCTCAATCCGGACACCGTCATCCAGCCGGGCTCGGTACAGCAGATGGTTGACTACCTGGAGATGCACGCCGATACCGCGGTCGTCGGGGCGCGCGTGCAGACCCCCGGCGGCACCGTGCAACGGTCCGCTCGCCGCTTCCCGACGATGCTGACCGGCCTGGCGGGTCGTACGTCACTCATCACACGGATCTGGCCGGACAATCCCCTGTCGAGGCACGACCTGCTGGCCGACGCCTCGACGGCGGGCCCGATCGACGTCGACTGGGTGGCTGGCACGTGCATGGCGGTCAACGCGCACGCCTTCGAGACGATCGGCGGCATGGACGAGCAGTTCTTCCTCTACTGGGAAGACGCGGACTTGTGCAAGCGGCTGAAGGAAGCCGGCTGGCGCGTTGTGTACCTCCCGTCCGCGGTCGTGACGCACGGTATCGGCCGTAGCCGCCGCCACGCGCCAGGGCTGTCCATCCGCGCGTTCCATCGCAGCGCCTACCGGTACTTCGTCAAGCACCGTGCGGCGCGCTTCCGGATGGTCTCGCTGCCGGTGGCTGGCGCCGTACTGTACGCGCGGATGGCGCTGATGCTCGCCGTCCAGGCCATCGCCCGGCGGGGCCAATCCGATCGATAG
- a CDS encoding NADH-quinone oxidoreductase subunit A yields the protein MQGWLSILLLMLLGAAFGAGSIVLSGVLGPRKPSPEKLAPYECGMPPVSDARERHPIKFYLIAMIFLLFDIEVAFLYPWAMALRDLRWPGLVQIVVFFAILVAGYAYVWKKGALNWDKP from the coding sequence ATGCAGGGTTGGCTTTCGATCCTCCTGTTGATGCTGCTCGGCGCGGCCTTTGGCGCAGGCTCGATCGTGCTGTCGGGCGTGCTGGGCCCGCGCAAACCCTCGCCCGAGAAGCTCGCGCCCTACGAGTGCGGCATGCCTCCGGTGTCGGACGCCCGCGAGCGTCATCCGATCAAGTTCTACCTGATCGCGATGATCTTCCTGCTGTTCGACATCGAGGTCGCGTTCCTGTATCCCTGGGCCATGGCGCTCCGCGACCTGCGATGGCCCGGGCTGGTGCAGATTGTCGTGTTCTTTGCGATTCTGGTGGCCGGTTACGCCTACGTGTGGAAGAAGGGCGCGCTCAACTGGGACAAACCATAG
- a CDS encoding glycosyltransferase family 4 protein, producing the protein MPRIAWFTPLPPTRSGIAAYNAELLPLLTPRFAIDVFTTPMPPPTPRADAHPPVFSAFDFAWKHFRAPYDLVVYQLGNAACHDFMWPHLFRHPGLVVLHDGHLHHSRARTLLTSGRVADYQAEFLANHPEAHVDLTQLVITDLADTIYYFWPMVRLVARSARLVAVHAPCLAAELTREHGVEVSTIRHGMIDPVTEAAVRAATEVRRRHRIPEGSVLFAAFGLVTREKRIRSGLQALARLVADGTDAYLLLAGGTTGYYDAEGEARALGVHDRVRIAGYVADEDLAPYVLAADVCLCLRWPTSRELSGTWIRAIAVGKPTVTTALAHTGDVPCLDPRTWRPRPAAFSDPARGPRRGGSPSDASPVSVAIDLLDEDESLRLAMSRLAADASLRRDLGHAAREYWSAHHTMECAVEDYEAAIQRALSRPAPHPRLPAHLVTDGTEQVRQMTGALGVGVDFLRTDRRI; encoded by the coding sequence ATGCCGCGCATCGCGTGGTTCACCCCACTGCCGCCGACTCGCTCGGGCATTGCGGCGTACAATGCCGAGCTGCTCCCCCTATTGACGCCTCGCTTCGCGATCGACGTCTTCACGACACCGATGCCGCCGCCAACGCCGCGCGCCGACGCGCATCCCCCGGTGTTCTCCGCGTTCGACTTCGCGTGGAAGCACTTCCGGGCGCCGTACGACCTGGTCGTCTATCAACTCGGCAACGCGGCGTGCCACGACTTCATGTGGCCGCACCTGTTCCGTCATCCGGGCCTGGTCGTGCTGCACGACGGGCACCTGCACCATTCCCGCGCACGGACACTGCTGACCTCCGGGAGGGTGGCGGACTACCAGGCCGAGTTCCTCGCGAACCATCCGGAGGCGCACGTCGATCTCACGCAACTCGTCATCACGGACCTCGCCGACACGATCTACTACTTCTGGCCGATGGTGCGCCTCGTGGCCCGCAGCGCACGGCTCGTCGCGGTTCACGCACCCTGTCTGGCGGCCGAGTTGACGCGCGAGCACGGCGTCGAGGTGTCCACGATCCGGCACGGGATGATCGACCCGGTCACCGAGGCGGCGGTCCGCGCGGCCACCGAGGTCCGGCGCCGCCACCGAATCCCCGAGGGGAGCGTCCTGTTTGCGGCCTTCGGCCTGGTCACCCGCGAGAAACGGATCCGTTCCGGCCTGCAGGCGCTGGCGCGCCTGGTGGCCGACGGCACGGACGCGTACCTCCTGCTCGCCGGCGGGACGACCGGGTACTACGATGCGGAAGGAGAGGCCCGCGCGCTCGGCGTCCACGACCGTGTGCGGATCGCCGGTTATGTGGCCGACGAGGACCTCGCGCCGTACGTGCTCGCCGCCGATGTGTGCCTCTGTCTGCGCTGGCCGACCAGCCGCGAGCTGTCCGGCACGTGGATTCGGGCGATCGCGGTTGGCAAGCCGACGGTGACCACGGCCCTCGCCCATACTGGCGATGTGCCTTGCCTCGACCCTCGGACCTGGAGACCGCGACCGGCGGCGTTCTCGGACCCGGCCCGAGGCCCTCGCCGGGGCGGTAGCCCATCGGACGCCAGTCCCGTGTCCGTGGCGATCGACCTTCTGGACGAAGACGAATCCCTGCGTCTCGCGATGAGCCGGCTGGCAGCAGACGCCAGTCTGCGTCGCGATCTCGGCCACGCGGCCCGCGAGTACTGGAGCGCGCACCACACGATGGAGTGCGCGGTCGAGGACTATGAGGCTGCGATTCAACGCGCGCTGAGCCGGCCAGCTCCGCACCCGCGCCTCCCGGCCCACCTGGTGACCGACGGCACGGAGCAGGTGCGGCAGATGACCGGCGCGCTCGGTGTCGGCGTGGACTTCCTGCGGACCGACCGCCGGATCTGA
- a CDS encoding NADH-quinone oxidoreductase subunit B family protein produces the protein MALDIDIPVLTTTVEKMVNWARKSSIWPVTFGLACCAIEMMAMSASRYDIARFGAEVFRGSPRQSDLMIVAGRLSRKMAPALRRIYDQMPEPKWVISMGACASVGGVFDNYAIVQGVDQIVPVDVFVPGCPPRPESLIYGIIQLQKKISESKLIVKAG, from the coding sequence ATGGCTCTCGACATCGACATCCCCGTCCTGACGACGACCGTCGAGAAGATGGTGAACTGGGCGCGCAAGTCGTCGATCTGGCCCGTCACCTTCGGCCTCGCGTGCTGCGCGATCGAGATGATGGCGATGAGCGCGTCGCGCTACGACATCGCCCGTTTCGGCGCCGAGGTGTTCCGCGGATCGCCCCGTCAATCGGACCTGATGATCGTCGCCGGCCGCCTCTCCCGAAAGATGGCCCCGGCCCTGCGCCGGATCTACGACCAGATGCCGGAGCCCAAGTGGGTGATCTCGATGGGCGCCTGCGCGTCGGTGGGGGGCGTCTTCGACAACTACGCGATCGTGCAGGGGGTCGATCAGATCGTGCCGGTGGACGTCTTCGTACCCGGCTGCCCGCCGCGGCCCGAGTCGCTGATCTACGGCATCATCCAGCTGCAGAAGAAGATCAGCGAGTCGAAGCTGATTGTGAAGGCGGGGTAA